Proteins encoded by one window of Vigna radiata var. radiata cultivar VC1973A chromosome 5, Vradiata_ver6, whole genome shotgun sequence:
- the LOC106759983 gene encoding receptor-like serine/threonine-protein kinase ALE2 isoform X2 — protein sequence MGLQLIFLLIKLHFVTCTPHLHEYAASYLHHSRIRSPSSIAFPPSESPTRVPASSTLPPSKAFPKRKWTHSSMDSPIPHHKHHHHSRRYFSNQAPGPTFSINPHTHQGPPPVFKSQHSFSSPVNAPAQAPAPAPILPSQHLNGSSVKKTRTPPAAYALVLPSPPPNKDCMSLTCSEPLTYTLPGSPCGCVWPLQVKLRVSIAIYKFFPSVSKLAKEIAASVLLNRNQVRIVGADATTQQLEKTTVLINLVPQGVKFDDTTALLIYKKFWQREILSDSSTFGSYEVLYVHYPGLPPSPPSNVYGIDVEPYPSHDNNVTIIKPLGVNVSRKQKEGSGGRMLIMIILSSLTAFVLFIGLAWLFLLKCGSSTLEPGHIPDAKMSSSSKRSGTASVRSLTYASMPGSRSMSFSSGTIIYAGPAKIFSLNEIEKATNNFNSSSILGEGGFGLVYKGDLNDGREVAVKILKRDDQHGDHDFFAESEMLSCLHHRNLVKLIGICTEKETRCLVYELVPNGSVESHLHGVDKETEPLDWNARMTIALGAARGLAYLHEDCNPCVIHRDFKSSNILLEYDFVPKVSDFGLARTTLNEGNKPISTHVIGTFGYVAPEYAMTGHLLVKSDVYSYGVVLLELLSGRKPVDLSQPPGQENLVAWARPLLTSKEGLQKIIDPIMKDSVSIDTIVKVAAIASMCVQSEVTQRPFMGEVVQALTLVCSEFEETRVL from the exons ATGGGATTGCAGCTCATTTTCCTGCTAATTAAGCTACATTTTGTTACATGTACACCCCATCTTCATGAATATGCTG CAAGCTATTTGCACCATTCGAGAATCCGAAGCCCTTCAAGCATTGCATTCCCACCCTCAGAGTCACCTACTAGAGTTCCTGCTAGTTCTACACTTCCACCTTCCAAGGCATTCCCCAAAAGGAAATGGACGCACAGTTCTATGGACTCTCCAATTCCACACCACAAGCATCACCACCATTCCAGAAGATATTTCAGCAACCAAGCTCCTGGACCAACCTTTTCAATTAACCCCCATACTCATCAAG GTCCTCCTCCTGTCTTCAAATCACAACATTCATTCTCTTCACCTGTAAATGCACCCGCACAAGCTCCTGCACCAGCACCAATACTTCCATCACAGCACTTGAATG GTTCATCAGTGAAGAAAACAAGAACTCCACCAGCAGCATATGCTTTGGTTCTACCATCTCCACCGCCTAACAAAG ATTGTATGTCACTGACATGCTCTGAGCCCTTGACATATACACTTCCTGGATCACCTTGTGGTTGTGTTTGGCCACTCCAAGTTAAACTTCGCGTCAGCATTgcaatatacaaattttttccTTCGGTTTCAAAGCTGGCCAAAGAAATTGCAGCTAGTGTTTTGCTGAACCGTAATCAAGTACGTATTGTGGGAGCCGATGCGACTACTCAGCAGCTCGAGAAAACCACTGTTCTCATAAACTTGGTACCCCAAGGAGTGAAATTTGATGATACAACAgctcttttaatatataagaaattctGGCAGAGAGAGATTCTCAGTGATTCTTCTACCTTCGGTTCCTATGAAGTGCTCTATGTTCATTATCCAG GTCTTCCACCATCTCCACCTTCAAATGTTTACGGTATAGATGTTGAACCATACCCTAGTCACGACAACAatgtaacaataataaaaccTTTAGGAGTAAACGTTTCAAGGAAGCAAAAAGAAGGGAGTGGTGGAAGAATGCTTATTATGATCATCCTTTCATCTTTGACCGCCTTCGTTCTATTCATTGGACTTGCATGGCTTTTTCTCTTGAAATGTGGTTCCAGCACTCTTGAACCTGGACATATTCCAGATGCCAAAATGTCATCCTCTTCAAAACGATCAG GAACTGCCAGTGTTAGGTCATTGACTTATGCTAGCATGCCAGGTTCTAGATCAATGTCCTTCAGTTCTGGAACAATAATCTATGCAGGACCagctaaaatattttctttgaacGAAATCGAGAAAGCAACAAATAACTTCAATTCTTCAAGCATATTAGGAGAAGGTGGCTTCGGTCTTGTTTATAAGGGTGACTTAAATGATGGCAGAGAGGTGGCTGTGAAGATTCTCAAAAGGGATGACCAGCATGGTGACCATGATTTCTTTGCAGAGTCAGAGATGCTTAGCTGCTTGCACCATAGGAATTTAGTTAAATTGATAGGTATATGCACAGAGAAAGAGACTCGCTGCTTAGTTTATGAGCTTGTCCCTAATGGCAGCGTGGAATCCCACTTACATG GTGTGGATAAGGAAACCGAACCACTTGATTGGAATGCCCGGATGACGATTGCACTTGGTGCAGCTAGAGGATTAGCCTATCTGCATGAAGATTGTAATCCATGTGTCATACACAGAGACTTCAAATCCAGCAACATCTTATTGGAATACGATTTTGTACCCAAAGTTTCAGATTTTGGCTTGGCTAGAACAACATTGAACGAGGGGAACAAGCCCATTTCAACTCATGTAATTGGTACATTTGG CTACGTAGCTCCTGAATATGCAATGACAGGACATCTTCTTGTCAAAAGTGATGTTTACAGCTATGGAGTTGTACTCCTTGAGCTGTTAAGTGGAAGAAAGCCTGTGGATTTGTCACAGCCACCAGGCCAAGAAAACCTTGTTGCTTGGGCTCGTCCACTTCTTACAAGTAAGGAGGGTTTGCAGAAGATCATAGACCCAATTATGAAGGACAGTGTTTCCATTGATACCATTGTAAAGGTTGCAGCAATTGCATCCATGTGCGTGCAATCAGAAGTCACTCAGCGTCCTTTTATGGGTGAAGTTGTTCAGGCCTTGACATTGGTATGCAGTGAGTTTGAGGAAACAAGAGTTCTGTAA
- the LOC106762800 gene encoding protein HOTHEAD codes for MASIGALKFFLYLLPCLLNYLPHSQGKQNWNGEYPFIRRGSSLEHSENGGYDYIIVGGGTAGCPLAATLSKKFKVLVLERGGVPFNNPNVTFLRNFHITLADTSPTSASQYFISTDGVLNARGRVLGGGSSINAGFYTRANPRFIRKVGWDTKLVNESYPWVEKQVVHRPNFSHWQRAVRDGLLDAGVSPFNGFTYDHKYGTKVGGTIFDRFGRRHTAAELLASGNPKKLTVLVHATVQKIVFDTTGKKPKAIGVIFKDENGKQHQAFLGTGRQSEVIVSSGAIGTPQLLLLSGIGPREELQKFNIPVVLHNEFVGKGMADNPMNTIFVPSKRPVQQSLIETVGITNLGVYIETSCGFGQSKDSIHCHHGILSAEIGQLSTIPPKQRSREAVEAFVKSKKDIPIEAFRGGFILSKVANPWSTGELRLINTNVEENPAVTFNYFSHPYDLKRCVEGIRLAIKVVQSQHVTNYTMCDRQSAEKMLNISVQANINLIPKHANDTKSMEQFCRDSVITIWHYHGGCHVGKVVNSEYKVLGVDRLRVVDGSTFSESPGTNPQATVMMMGRYMGLKILRDRLGKLGDI; via the exons ATGGCGTCCATTGGTGCACTCAAATTCTTCCTTTACTTACTTCCATGTCTCCTCAACTATCTACCTCATTCTCAAG GTAAGCAGAATTGGAATGGTGAGTACCCATTTATCAGGAGAGGAAGTTCATTGGAGCATTCAGAGAATGGTGGTTATGACTATATAATAGTGGGAGGTGGCACTGCAGGGTGTCCATTGGCTGCAACTTTGTCTAAGAAATTCAAAGTTCTGGTGCTTGAAAGAGGAGGCGTCCCTTTCAACAACCCCAATGTGACATTTCTGCGAAACTTTCACATAACTTTGGCAGACACTTCACCAACTTCGGCTTCTCAGTACTTCATTTCAACAGATGGAGTGCTGAATGCAAGAGGAAGGGTTTTGGGAGGTGGCAGTTCCATTAACGCTGGCTTCTACACTCGAGCAAACCCTAG ATTTATAAGGAAGGTTGGGTGGGATACAAAGCTAGTGAACGAGTCTTATCCTTGGGTAGAGAAGCAGGTTGTTCATCGTCCAAATTTTTCACATTGGCAGAGAGCAGTCAGGGACGGGCTTCTAGATGCTGGTGTGTCACCTTTTAATGGATTCACCTATGATCATAAGTATGGAACAAAAGTTGGTGGAACCATTTTTGACAGATTTGGCCGCCGCCACACCGCTGCTGAGTTGCTTGCTTCTGGGAATCCTAAGAAACTTACTGTCCTCGTCCATGCCACTGTCCAAAAGATTGTTTTTGATACAACAG GAAAAAAGCCAAAAGCCATTGGGGTTATTTTCAAGGACGAAAATGGAAAGCAGCATCAGGCATTTCTGGGAACTGGGAGGCAGAGTGAAGTGATTGTGTCTAGTGGGGCAATTGGCACTCCTCAATTGCTACTGCTCAGTGGAATTGGCCCCAGAGAAGAGCTTCAGAAATTCAACATCCCTGTAGTGCTTCACAATGAATTTGTCGGTAAAGGCATGGCTGATAACCCCATGAACACAATCTTTGTTCCTTCCAAGAGACCAGTTCAGCAGTCACTCATAGAAACTGTCGGTATAACCAATCTGGGTGTGTACATTGAGACTAGTTGTGGCTTTGGGCAGTCCAAAGACAGCATTCACTGTCACCATGGTATCTTGTCAGCTGAG ATTGGGCAGCTGTCGACAATTCCACCAAAGCAAAGATCACGAGAAGCTGTTGAGGCATTTGTGAAAAGCAAGAAAGACATACCAATTGAAGCATTCAGGGGAGGGTTCATACTGTCAAAAGTTGCGAATCCTTGGTCAACTGGTGAACTGAGGTTGATAAACACCAACGTGGAGGAGAACCCTGCTGTTACCTTCAACTATTTCAGCCACCCTTATGATCTTAAGCGCTGCGTGGAGGGTATCCGCTTAGCCATAAAGGTTGTTCAGTCACAGCACGTCACAAACTACACTATGTGTGACAGACAAAGcgcagagaaaatgttgaacaTCAGTGTGCAGGCAAATATCAACCTCATACCCAAACATGCCAATGACACAAAGTCAATGGAACAGTTTTGTAGAGACTCTGTCATCACTATTTGGCACTACCATGGTGGGTGCCATGTGGGGAAAGTAGTAAACTCTGAGTATAAGGTTCTTGGTGTTGACAGACTCCGTGTGGTAGATGGCTCCACATTTTCTGAGTCCCCAGGAACCAATCCTCAAGCCACTGTCATGATGATGGGCAG GTACATGGGACTGAAGATTCTAAGAGACAGGTTGGGGAAATTGGGTGATATTTAA
- the LOC106759983 gene encoding receptor-like serine/threonine-protein kinase ALE2 isoform X1, with protein sequence MGLQLIFLLIKLHFVTCTPHLHEYAASYLHHSRIRSPSSIAFPPSESPTRVPASSTLPPSKAFPKRKWTHSSMDSPIPHHKHHHHSRRYFSNQAPGPTFSINPHTHQGPPPVFKSQHSFSSPVNAPAQAPAPAPILPSQHLNVPYTSPRISPLGSSVKKTRTPPAAYALVLPSPPPNKDCMSLTCSEPLTYTLPGSPCGCVWPLQVKLRVSIAIYKFFPSVSKLAKEIAASVLLNRNQVRIVGADATTQQLEKTTVLINLVPQGVKFDDTTALLIYKKFWQREILSDSSTFGSYEVLYVHYPGLPPSPPSNVYGIDVEPYPSHDNNVTIIKPLGVNVSRKQKEGSGGRMLIMIILSSLTAFVLFIGLAWLFLLKCGSSTLEPGHIPDAKMSSSSKRSGTASVRSLTYASMPGSRSMSFSSGTIIYAGPAKIFSLNEIEKATNNFNSSSILGEGGFGLVYKGDLNDGREVAVKILKRDDQHGDHDFFAESEMLSCLHHRNLVKLIGICTEKETRCLVYELVPNGSVESHLHGVDKETEPLDWNARMTIALGAARGLAYLHEDCNPCVIHRDFKSSNILLEYDFVPKVSDFGLARTTLNEGNKPISTHVIGTFGYVAPEYAMTGHLLVKSDVYSYGVVLLELLSGRKPVDLSQPPGQENLVAWARPLLTSKEGLQKIIDPIMKDSVSIDTIVKVAAIASMCVQSEVTQRPFMGEVVQALTLVCSEFEETRVL encoded by the exons ATGGGATTGCAGCTCATTTTCCTGCTAATTAAGCTACATTTTGTTACATGTACACCCCATCTTCATGAATATGCTG CAAGCTATTTGCACCATTCGAGAATCCGAAGCCCTTCAAGCATTGCATTCCCACCCTCAGAGTCACCTACTAGAGTTCCTGCTAGTTCTACACTTCCACCTTCCAAGGCATTCCCCAAAAGGAAATGGACGCACAGTTCTATGGACTCTCCAATTCCACACCACAAGCATCACCACCATTCCAGAAGATATTTCAGCAACCAAGCTCCTGGACCAACCTTTTCAATTAACCCCCATACTCATCAAG GTCCTCCTCCTGTCTTCAAATCACAACATTCATTCTCTTCACCTGTAAATGCACCCGCACAAGCTCCTGCACCAGCACCAATACTTCCATCACAGCACTTGAATG TACCCTATACTTCACCCAGAATTTCACCTCTAGGTTCATCAGTGAAGAAAACAAGAACTCCACCAGCAGCATATGCTTTGGTTCTACCATCTCCACCGCCTAACAAAG ATTGTATGTCACTGACATGCTCTGAGCCCTTGACATATACACTTCCTGGATCACCTTGTGGTTGTGTTTGGCCACTCCAAGTTAAACTTCGCGTCAGCATTgcaatatacaaattttttccTTCGGTTTCAAAGCTGGCCAAAGAAATTGCAGCTAGTGTTTTGCTGAACCGTAATCAAGTACGTATTGTGGGAGCCGATGCGACTACTCAGCAGCTCGAGAAAACCACTGTTCTCATAAACTTGGTACCCCAAGGAGTGAAATTTGATGATACAACAgctcttttaatatataagaaattctGGCAGAGAGAGATTCTCAGTGATTCTTCTACCTTCGGTTCCTATGAAGTGCTCTATGTTCATTATCCAG GTCTTCCACCATCTCCACCTTCAAATGTTTACGGTATAGATGTTGAACCATACCCTAGTCACGACAACAatgtaacaataataaaaccTTTAGGAGTAAACGTTTCAAGGAAGCAAAAAGAAGGGAGTGGTGGAAGAATGCTTATTATGATCATCCTTTCATCTTTGACCGCCTTCGTTCTATTCATTGGACTTGCATGGCTTTTTCTCTTGAAATGTGGTTCCAGCACTCTTGAACCTGGACATATTCCAGATGCCAAAATGTCATCCTCTTCAAAACGATCAG GAACTGCCAGTGTTAGGTCATTGACTTATGCTAGCATGCCAGGTTCTAGATCAATGTCCTTCAGTTCTGGAACAATAATCTATGCAGGACCagctaaaatattttctttgaacGAAATCGAGAAAGCAACAAATAACTTCAATTCTTCAAGCATATTAGGAGAAGGTGGCTTCGGTCTTGTTTATAAGGGTGACTTAAATGATGGCAGAGAGGTGGCTGTGAAGATTCTCAAAAGGGATGACCAGCATGGTGACCATGATTTCTTTGCAGAGTCAGAGATGCTTAGCTGCTTGCACCATAGGAATTTAGTTAAATTGATAGGTATATGCACAGAGAAAGAGACTCGCTGCTTAGTTTATGAGCTTGTCCCTAATGGCAGCGTGGAATCCCACTTACATG GTGTGGATAAGGAAACCGAACCACTTGATTGGAATGCCCGGATGACGATTGCACTTGGTGCAGCTAGAGGATTAGCCTATCTGCATGAAGATTGTAATCCATGTGTCATACACAGAGACTTCAAATCCAGCAACATCTTATTGGAATACGATTTTGTACCCAAAGTTTCAGATTTTGGCTTGGCTAGAACAACATTGAACGAGGGGAACAAGCCCATTTCAACTCATGTAATTGGTACATTTGG CTACGTAGCTCCTGAATATGCAATGACAGGACATCTTCTTGTCAAAAGTGATGTTTACAGCTATGGAGTTGTACTCCTTGAGCTGTTAAGTGGAAGAAAGCCTGTGGATTTGTCACAGCCACCAGGCCAAGAAAACCTTGTTGCTTGGGCTCGTCCACTTCTTACAAGTAAGGAGGGTTTGCAGAAGATCATAGACCCAATTATGAAGGACAGTGTTTCCATTGATACCATTGTAAAGGTTGCAGCAATTGCATCCATGTGCGTGCAATCAGAAGTCACTCAGCGTCCTTTTATGGGTGAAGTTGTTCAGGCCTTGACATTGGTATGCAGTGAGTTTGAGGAAACAAGAGTTCTGTAA
- the LOC106761280 gene encoding EID1-like F-box protein 2 produces MILAKQYRCIHSASCQCTKGHLTEDVIFLVFYHLNWNPKLIAALSCACKWFDDFAKRVLWKEFCRTRAPKMMLDLQSSGSHSVDGNWRALGKLLIYCAGSKKGGLFTNIHIPGHFVYQTRFSRTSGRSFLLPQCRTDVLYVSDPCEHLDQGEEGDIGFFRGVFKSFSASKVKKMLIKKSAKFHPTEVCPYCKAKLWNMLQANMIPQSASCRLGSYEDCVEYYVCLNGHMLGFCTLLPLSDSEEASELV; encoded by the coding sequence ATGATCCTCGCAAAGCAGTACCGATGCATACATTCAGCTAGCTGTCAATGCACTAAAGGGCATTTAACTGAAGATGTGATATTCTTAGTATTTTATCATTTGAATTGGAATCCAAAGCTAATTGCTGCTCTGTCATGTGCATGCAAATGGTTTGATGATTTTGCCAAACGAGTTCTGTGGAAAGAGTTTTGTCGAACAAGAGCTCCAAAAATGATGCTTGATCTGCAGTCTAGCGGGAGTCACAGTGTTGATGGGAACTGGAGAGCCCTAGGGAAGCTGCTTATCTACTGTGCAGGAAGCAAAAAAGGTGGTTTGTTCACCAACATTCACATCCCTGGTCATTTTGTTTATCAGACACGGTTTTCTAGAACATCTGGAAGGAGCTTTCTCTTGCCACAATGCAGAACTGATGTTTTGTATGTATCTGATCCTTGCGAGCATCTGGACCAAGGTGAAGAGGGGGACATAGGGTTCTTCCGAGGAGTTTTTAAGTCATTTTCAGCTTCAAAGGTCAAGAAAATGCTTATCAAGAAAAGTGCCAAGTTCCATCCAACAGAAGTCTGTCCTTATTGTAAAGCAAAGTTGTGGAACATGCTGCAAGCCAATATGATTCCTCAAAGTGCTAGTTGCAGGTTGGGTTCCTATGAAGATTGTGTCGAGTATTATGTATGCCTAAATGGTCACATGCTTGGCTTCTGCACCCTGTTACCATTGTCTGATTCTGAAGAAGCTTCTGAGTTGGTGTAA
- the LOC106761419 gene encoding putative pentatricopeptide repeat-containing protein At1g17630, giving the protein MRNAASKCFHSLLSPFQSIFVVSPSISHLHTHPFYVTHNDELVDSFHAFFRRCLTLHQARQLHSQLFLTATHRLPFLAASLIALYARFGFLSDARKVFAAIPVEGLHHLLLWNSIIRANVSHGYHQHALQLYLEMRNLGIFPDGFTLPLIIRACSSLAVSDLCRIVHCHALQLGFRNHLHVVNELVGMYGKHGRMEDSRQLFDGMSVRSLVSWNTMVSGYAFNCDSLGASAIFKRMELEGLQPNSVTWTSLLSSHVRCGLYDETLELFKLMRTRTIEISAEALAVMLSVCATMLQVDWGKEIHGHVVKGGYEDYLFVKNALIGTYGKHQNLGDAQRVFFDIKNKSLVSWNALISAYADSGLCEEAYATFLQMEKSCTDGQSPVRPNVISWSAVIGGFASKGLGEKSLELFRQMQLSKVMANCVTISCVLSVCAELAALNVGRELHGYAIRNLVGDNILVGNGLINMYMKCGNFKEGHLVFDSIKGRDLISWNSLIGGYGMHGLGENALRSFDEMIRAGMKPDNITFVAILSACSHAGLVATGRNIFYQMARKFRIEPNVEHYACMVDLLGRAGLLKEATDIVRNMPMEPNEYMWGALLNSCRMYRDVDIAEETASQILTLKSKITGSIMLLSNIYAANGRWDDFARVRVSARTKGLKKVPGQSWIELRKKVYMFSSGNSVHLSLDEVYVILEELALHMASENYNL; this is encoded by the coding sequence ATGCGGAATGCAGCTTCCAAGTGTTTCCATTCTCTCTTGTCACCATTCCAATCCATTTTTGTGGTCTCTCCTTCAATCTCCCACCTCCACACGCACCCTTTCTACGTTACCCACAATGATGAACTTGTTGATTCCTTCCACGCCTTTTTCCGGCGTTGTCTCACTCTGCATCAAGCTCGCCAGCTTCACTCCCAATTGTTTCTCACCGCCACGCATCGTTTACCATTCTTGGCCGCCAGCCTCATAGCCCTTTACGCCCGCTTTGGCTTTCTCTCTGACGCTCGCAAAGTGTTTGCTGCAATCCCAGTTGAGGGACTCCATCATCTTCTTTTGTGGAATTCCATTATCAGAGCCAATGTCTCTCATGGCTACCATCAACACGCGCTTCAACTTTATCTTGAAATGCGAAACCTTGGAATTTTTCCCGACGGCTTCACTCTTCCCTTGATAATACGGGCCTGCTCGTCTCTGGCTGTTTCTGATCTCTGCAGGATTGTCCATTGTCATGCTTTGCAGCTGGGTTTTCGGAACCACCTTCACGTCGTCAATGAACTTGTGGGTATGTATGGGAAGCACGGGCGAATGGAGGATTCTCGCCAACTGTTTGATGGAATGTCTGTTAGAAGCCTAGTCTCGTGGAATACTATGGTTTCGGGTTATGCTTTCAACTGTGATTCTCTTGGTGCTTCTGCGATTTTTAAAAGGATGGAGTTGGAAGGTTTGCAGCCGAATTCCGTGACATGGACCTCTCTCTTGTCAAGTCATGTTAGATGTGGGCTTTATGACGAAACTCTAGAGTTGTTTAAGTTGATGAGGACAAGGACAATTGAAATCAGTGCTGAAGCATTGGCCGTGATGTTGTCTGTGTGTGCTACTATGCTTCAAGTTGACTGGGGTAAAGAAATCCATGGGCATGTTGTTAAAGGTGGATATGAAGATTATTTGTTTGTGAAAAATGCTCTGATAGGTACATATGGAAAGCACCAAAATTTGGGGGATGCACAAAGGGTGTTTTTTGATATAAAGAATAAGAGCCTAGTCAGTTGGAATGCTTTGATATCGGCGTATGCTGACTCTGGATTGTGTGAGGAGGCCTATGCAACATTTTTGCAGATGGAGAAGTCATGTACGGATGGTCAATCCCCAGTGAGGCCTAATGTTATAAGTTGGAGTGCGGTGATTGGTGGCTTTGCTTCTAAGGGGCTTGGTGAGAAGTCACTGGAACTTTTTAGGCAAATGCAGCTTTCTAAAGTAATGGCAAATTGTGTGACAATTTCCTGCGTTTTATCGGTTTGTGCAGAGTTAGCTGCATTGAACGTTGGCAGAGAGCTCCATGGTTATGCCATTAGGAATTTGGTGGGTGACAATATATTGGTGGGAAATGGTCTGATTAACATGTATATGAAGTGTGGGAACTTCAAGGAAGGACATCTAGTGTTTGATAGTATTAAGGGTAGAGATTTAATTTCGTGGAACTCGTTAATTGGGGGTTATGGAATGCATGGGCTTGGTGAGAATGCTTTAAGAAGTTTTGATGAGATGATTAGAGCTGGAATGAAGCCAGACAACATCACTTTTGTGGCTATTCTATCTGCTTGTAGTCATGCTGGACTTGTTGCCACTGGTCGAAACATTTTTTATCAGATGGCCAGAAAGTTTAGGATTGAACCTAATGTAGAGCATTATGCATGCATGGTTGACCTCCTTGGTCGTGCTGGACTTTTGAAGGAAGCAACTGATATTGTTCGAAATATGCCTATGGAACCTAATGAGTATATGTGGGGAGCTCTTTTAAACTCATGTAGAATGTATAGAGACGTGGACATTGCAGAAGAAACAGCATCACAAATTCTAACCCTGAAGTCAAAAATAACTGGTAGCATCATGCTGCTGTCCAATATATACGCTGCAAATGGAAGGTGGGATGACTTCGCAAGAGTGAGAGTGTCAGCAAGGACAAAAGGTCTTAAAAAAGTACCTGGTCAGAGTTGGATTGAGTTGAGAAAGAAAGTTTACATGTTTTCATCAGGGAATTCAGTCCATTTGAGTCTGGATGAAGTTTATGTGATCCTTGAAGAATTGGCCCTTCACATGGCGAGTGAAAATTATAATCTATAG
- the LOC106761089 gene encoding NDR1/HIN1-like protein 13 — protein sequence MTDRVYPSAKPAAAAANPAFPATKAQLYGATRPTYRPQPHHRRRSKRGCCCTFCFWLILTVLVLLLLIGIAGTVFYLLYRPHRPTFTVTSLKLSYLNLTASSTLNSRFDVTVSATNPNKKILFAYDPTSISILSGDVDVGDGTVPAFLHGKKNTTLIKTSIVSTGSALQSDDASRLKSSMKNKNGLPLKVNLETKVKAKMGKLKTPKVRIRVSCDGIRVNLPSGKKPATASTSNAKCNVDVRFKIWKWTV from the coding sequence ATGACAGACAGGGTGTACCCTTCGGCAAAGCCTGCCGCAGCCGCCGCCAACCCCGCTTTCCCGGCGACCAAGGCACAACTCTACGGCGCCACCCGCCCCACCTACCGCCCGCAGCCTCACCACCGGAGACGTAGCAAGCGCGGGTGCTGCTGCACCTTCTGCTTCTGGCTGATCCTCACCGTGCTTGTCCTACTCCTCCTGATCGGCATCGCTGGCACCGTGTTCTACCTGCTCTACCGCCCCCACCGCCCTACCTTCACCGTGACGTCGCTGAAACTTTCGTACCTGAACCTCACCGCCTCCTCCACCCTTAACTCCCGGTTCGACGTCACAGTCTCCGCCACCAATCCCAACAAGAAGATCCTTTTCGCCTACGACCCCACCTCCATCTCCATCCTCTCCGGCGACGTCGACGTCGGCGACGGCACCGTCCCTGCCTTCCTGCACGGCAAGAAGAACACCACGCTCATCAAAACCTCCATTGTGAGCACCGGCAGCGCGCTCCAGAGCGACGACGCGTCGCGATTGAAGTCCAGCATGAAGAACAAGAACGGGTTGCCACTGAAGGTGAATTTGGAAACGAAAGTGAAGGCCAAGATGGGAAAATTGAAAACCCCGAAGGTCAGAATCAGAGTCTCCTGCGACGGAATCAGAGTGAATCTTCCCTCCGGCAAGAAACCGGCGACGGCGTCCACTTCGAACGCGAAGTGCAACGTGGATGTTAGATTCAAGATCTGGAAGTGGACGGTTTGA